The sequence CAGTTTAATATTCTAAGTCTCCTTTTATAACAAAGGAATCAATTACAAGTTTCATAagcaaattttttaaataacgtaaagagaaaaaaaaaactattattaacgacactatataaaaattaattaggttACCATGATTAAAAGTAACTACATTAGccttaatattaaaattactagtGTCACAAACAGAATTTTAATATCTGTCTTTATTagctttttaatataatgaggGAGTAGCTTATTCACTGTCTGTCCAGTCTGAAGACAAGACAGTAGTAGAGTAGTGCGCTAGCTGTTCTGTTAAGTAACTATAAGTTTGACTTTGAGAACAATTAAATGTTTCTTACACTCACTCTCTCCAAATCGTGAGGAATCCAGAGTTCCACCAGATCTAACTCTCTTAGATCTGATCCATGGatcactcttttcttcttatcattCTCTTACTCACAATCTCTTCTTCAAGTTCATGTTGTGCTTCTTCTTATGTGGAAGAACAGCTGAGAGACAGAATCAGTAAGTTGCCTGGACAACCTAGTAATGTAGATTTTAGACAGTACTCAGGCTATGTCACTGTGAATGAAGAACGTGGAAGAGCTTTGTTCTACTGGTTGGTGGAGTCTCCGTTGACCCGTGACCCAAAGTCTAGACCTTTGGTTCTGTGGCTCAATGGTGGCCCTGGTTGTTCTTCTGTTGCTTATGGAGGTGCTGAAGAAATTGGTCCTTTTCGCGTTGGGTCTGATGGCAAAACTCTTCATCCAAAACTTTATGCTTGGAATAAATGtaacatcatttttttgttctgaatCTCTAATCATTAGttgctcttctcttcttaattCCGGATTCAgatttgttctctctctttgtaTCTCTCAGTGGCAAACCTGCTATTCTTGGAGTCTCCAGCTGGAGTTGGTTTCTCATATTCAAACACAAGCTCAGATCTTTACACAACCGGTGATCAGAGAACAGGTTCTGCCCCTCTTATAATCTATTTCTGATTTTTATCAACTTTAATCATCAGGCTTTCTTGAACTCTAATTGATTTCTTGTCTTGATGAATCTGTAGCCGAAGACTCGTATAGATTTCTTGTCAGCTGGTTTGAGAGGTTTCCACAATACAAACATAGAGACTTTTATATTATTGGAGAAAGCTATGCAGGTTTCACATTTTTCTCCTTCAAGCTCTCTCATCAGTTACAGATGATACCTGATGCTTACtcttgactctctctctctctctcttggacAGGTCATTTTGTTCCTCAGTTGTCTAAACTTGTCCATGAAAGAAACAAGGGTTTCAGGAACCCGGCTATAAACCTCAAAGGTTTTATGGTAAAGATTGTACAAAACTCAGACTTTTTGACAAGATAGTAAACTTTGGGATTTTTAAAAGTCTGCTTATTCAGGTGGGAAATGCTGTTACAGATGACTATCATGATTATATAGGAACATTTGAATATTGGTGGAATCATGGTCTCATATCCGATTCCACGTATCACCAGCTAAAGACAGCGTGCTACTCAGTATCATCTCAGCATCCTTCACTGCAGTGTATGGAGGCTCTGAGAAATGCCGAATTAGAGCAAGGAAATATCGATCCATATAGCATTTTCACCAAACCTTGCAACAATACTGTACAACTTAAGAGATTCTTAAAGGGTCGCTATGTAAGTTTTGACACATCCGAAAGCATTTTCGGATTaatcttcttgtttgtttttatgaGCTAAAATGCTATAACTTTGTGTCCATATCTCAGCCATGGATGTCAAGGGCTTATGATCCTTGTTCAGAGAGATATTCAAATGTGTACTTTAATCGCGTGGAAGTTCAGAAGGCTCTCCACGCAAATGTCACTCGCTTACCTTACCCTTGGAAAGCATGCAGGTCAGTTGAAAACAAAGTTTCAATTCTGGTTGTATTTAAAGGCATAAACCTGATTgatttattgagttttttttttgtcctcttGCAGTGACATTGTGGGAAACTATTGGGAAGATTCTCCTCTGTCAATGCTTCCTATATACAGAGAATTGATTACTGCAGGTCTCAAAATATGGGTTTTCAGGTACCAAAATTTGTATTGAACTTTGTGATGTTTCCTTAATGAATGATTACAGATAAGAGCAGTGTAGAGATATATGTAAAGTCTTGATTACAAATAAAGATTGCTTGATCAATGATCTCTTTCTACATGATATGCAGTGGGGATACAGATGCGGTTGTTCCTATAACCGCTACCCGATACTCTATTGATGCACTGAAGCTAGCAACCATCACAAACTGGTACCCATGGTACGATCATGGCAAGGTGAAAAATTGAACCTTTCTCATGTTAGTTTCTATGCGTAAGATTCAGAAATTGATTTGAGGGGCATTGTATTGTAATTTGTAGGTAGGTGGGTGGAGTCAAGTGTACAAAGGGCTTACATTAGTAACAGTAGCAGGAGCTGGTCATGAAGTGCCTCTACACCGTCCCCGTCAAGCCTTTATTCTTTTCAGATCCTTTTTAGAGAACAAACCAATGCCTATGACCTGAAACATCAAACCTGATGGGAACTCTTCCCAAATACATATtctttctccttcatcatcaataaaccAAGTGTTTCTTCATTCACTGTCTTCCACCATCCTTGGTACATCCAAATCCAACACACGACTGAGTAGCTATTGAGTACAAGTCATAAGctactcttcttttttttttctttttcttttcttttgtaaaatcatGTCTCAAACAGTTTTATATCTTTTCTCCATTATTGTATGATGCAAAGCAAAACCTTTCACACTAAATGATATTACATGATAGTTTATAGACTTTGAGATTACAACTAAACAAAAGACTCAACCACAAGCTTCTACAAGAATGCTGTCTTTTGTCATTGGATTAAGAGTCTTTGAAAGATGGATCTCTACAAGATGCTTTCATCACTTGAAGACTCTTTACCTGTCTCTCTTTGATTTCCCAAAACGCGGAACAACCACAGGACCACCACGCACTCTTTCAAGGGCAAAACTTATCCTCAGTGGCCGACCCAATAATCCCTGCAACATAGAGAGTCACTTAAGAAACCATCCTGCAGCGATAGCAACACAacaaatctttttgtttgttacgTTTGCTTCTTTACCTTTCCATCCATGGCGTCTTTAGCAGACAGAGCATTGTCTTTCTctgcaaaatcaacaaaaccaaagcCTCTTGATCTCCCACTTCCTTTGTCGTACGCAATCCTAACTGACATCACAATTATATTTGATAGATTAAAGAATCCAAATAGGATTACAATTAAAGTAGTTGTTCACATTACACACAAATGGAACTCGGGTGAGAGAAAGTACAGAGCTCTCCAAGCCTCTATAAAACTCATCACTAAACCAACAAATCTTACAAACGATcagataaatccaaaaataCCCAAAAGTCATAACCAAAGACTCATTCAGACATTTTATCGAACACCTGGAAGAGTTATAGATGACAATTATTACCTTCGGCAACCTCACCAAAGGAAGAGAAAGCGTCTTTGAGAGATTGCTCATCTACAGACCACGACACTCCTGCATACATACGGGAATCAAAATCGTAATTTTATcatctaaaatatgtaaatgtgGGTACCTTTGATATAATACTAAAACACATTCGAACCTCCGATGAATAGCTTGGAGCTGGGCGACTCAGAAGATGTGCAAAATTGAGGAAGAACTTGGAAGCTAAAAGAAACTGAGTGTTGAGGTATCGCTGCAACTCGTCTCACTAGTAGCTCAATGCcgttcctcatcatcatcaatcaattcATAACAAAACTTGTTTCTTCAAACGGAAGCTTTGtgttgtaagttttttttttcaatttaaataagtgaccacaaaaaaaaaaaacaaaaaaaaatattattttattaattaaatatctttGTGGATGAGGAAGGAGTAACCGAAAAGGATAAATCattcttcttcagttcttcttcttcttctaaagcttCTTCTACCTTTACAATGGCGACGTTAGGCTTTAACACCACTCGAATCCAGACACCATCACTTCCCAGAATCCCCAAGTCCTCTTCTTTtaataaaccaatcaaaacccatcatcatctcttctccTCCGATACCCTTTTGAAACGCTACCGTTTCGTCTCCAGGTCGTTACCTGAGAGCTCACTGTCGATTACTAAAGAACAAGAGGTATCAAATGAAGTAGAGGAAGAACAAGATGATCCAACGTCTGAGCTGAGTTATCTGGATCCGGAATCCGATGCGGAGAGCATCAAAGAGTGGGAATTGGATTTTTGCTCGAGGCCTATCCTTGATTCCAGAGGGAAAAAAATTTGGGAGCTTGTGGTTTGTGATGCTTCGCTCTCTCTTCAAGTCACTAAATATTTTCCCAATAATGTCATTAATAGTATTACCCTCAAAGACGCCATTGTTACCATCACTCAAGACTTGGGTGTTCCTCTTCCTGAGAGGATTCGCTTCTTCAGGTGCAAACACTAAAAagctttttttgcttttcttttcttttaaatgtaGTCTAATGGTTGAAGTTGGTTTTGCAGGTCACAGATGCAAACCATTATCACAAAAGCTTGCAAAGAGCTTGCCATTAAGGCAGTGCCTAGTAAACGGGTGAGTTAACAGTTTTTGTGTACATGTGGTTTCTATGTTAGGGACTTGGAACAAGTTGATAAACAAAGCTAAATTTCTGCATTACAGTgtttgtctctgtttctgtggTTGCAAGAACGTTATGACACTGTGTACACGCGTCACCCCGGTTTCCAAAAGGGATCATTGCCTCTTCTGTCTCTAGACAATCCATTTCCAATGAATCTTCCGGAGAATTTGTTTGGGGAGAAATGGGGATTTGTTCAATTACCTTACTCAGCTGTTAGAGAGGAGATCTCAGACTTTGAGGACAAGTTTGTGTTTGGTGCTACCTTAGACTTGGATTTGCTTGGCATTGAAGTGGATGAAAATACACTGATTCCAGGTCTCTCTGTTGCTACTTCACGAGCTAAACCTCTGGCAGGTAAGGTGTTTGGTTTCTTGCTAAGCCATCTTTGGAACAAGTTTGTTTGTGGGTTGGTTTTTGATTCTGAGTTTTATACTTGATCATTATAGCTTGGATGAATGGGCTTGAAGTATGTTCGATTGAAGCAGACAGTTCCAAAGGATGTTTGATTCTAGCTGTTGGGATCTCAACAAGGTATGTCTATGCGACCTACAAGAAGACACCTGTTACTACTGATGAAGCTGAAGCTTGGGAATCTGCAAAGAAAGCAAGTGGTGGTTTGCATTTTCTTGCAATTCAAGATGACTTAGATTCTGATGACTGTGTTGGCTTTTGGCTTCTTATTGATTTGCCACCACCCCCTGTTTAATTTCCCTTTTGATATATGTTAATACCATATTTTGCCATTTAGTAACAGAAATTTCTCACATGCTTCANGACAGTTCCAAAGGATGTTTGATTCTAGCTGTTGGGATCTCAACAAGGTATGTCTATGCGACCTACAAGAAGACACCTGTTACTACTGATGAAGCTGAAGCTTGGGAATCTGCAAAGAAAGCAAGTGGTGGTTTGCATTTTCTTGCAATTCAAGATGACTTAGATTCTGATGACTGTGTTGGCTTTTGGCTTCTTATTGATTTGCCACCACCCCCTGTTTAATTTCCCTTTTGATATATGTTAATACCATATTTTGCCATTTAGTAACAGAAATTTCTCACCTGCTTCAATTAGAACGAATTGTTGTTACACGAGTCTGCAAAAACTATGGACCTACCAAGTGAATGAGTTACAGGAACTACCACCTTTCATATCACAAGTAATATCTACACAATTTGGCACTTTTCGTGTTACTGATTATTACTACCAAAAGCGCTTAAAGCGAAGAAAATGGCCCAACAATCCAATTGTCTTATCGCACGCAGAAGGTTAGTGACTAAAACGCTGCTCGCTGGTCCAATCAGCTCCTCGACCTCTTTTGCTTTTGCGGTATGAAGCGGACACTGTGCTTTCCAAGTTCAAATGTCTTGATGCTTCCATCATCTAGAGAAACCGACAATGTGGATGTGTCTCCAGAAACGTCTGTCACAGTTCCCTTATGCCTTTAAACAGTAAATGTATTATTCATTTTAGACATCTAGATAGGATACAATAAGCAGGCCAATCACAACAGCTTAATCAGTTAAGACGATCAaacttaccatgagttttgagaTCCATGGACTTCGACTCTCTTTCCTATTGAATCTTTACCCAACTTCTTCAAAATCCAGTTAGCATCCATCAGCTCGTCGTTCCTTGAACTATCCTGATAAGAAGGTGTTGTAGCTTCATTGTCTTCTTCCAGTGAAGCCATTTCCACTAAGCTTGAAggtctctttctctttgatcTTTGGCCTTTTGCAGGACTCAGTTTTTCATCTTCAGACTGCGTTGTAACCAAAGATGTCTGATCTCCTGTATTAGGTTTCCTGAGTTTAAATTTCAGCAGAGGTCTTGCTTCTTTCTGTAACGATGGCGAAATGGATGTTTTGTCATCCACGTGATTTCCTTCACTTGTTGTTGCAGGGAACTGTGTGATCGACCCAAATGTAGCTTTACTTCCTTCAGATTGAGTTTTCCCAAACCTTCCAGAGATCTTCAGGGTTCTTACTTCGCCAGTCTGATCAATTTTATCCCCTGCAGAAATACATTATTAGCAGAAATTTAGAGGAATTATAGACTTGTAAATGTTCAAATATTAGTACTCCAGTTAATGCACATGCAAAAAACTCTCAAGTATTTGTGTGGTTGTATTAATAAAAAGATCACAACATACCTCCCAAAGTGGACTGATCTTTGTCCCTTGATAAATGAGGAACAACATTGGACTTCGAAGAACCACTGACATTTAACTTCCTTGCCCCCAGATTAATAACCAACTTCTTTGTCTTTACAGATTTCTCCTCCCTTGCATTCCGTAAGGTATCCTCGCTATCAGAATCAAGAGGCTTGCTACACTTTATTCTAACTATCCTTGACGGCTTTTCTTCATCAGTCACCATAACATCATCAACCCTCTTATGTTTTACAATCTTAGGTTCATGTGTTGAGCAAATTCCAGCTACAGAAGAATTCACGTCCGATTGTTCGTTTATCTGAAACCCCACATTATCAATTCTAGCACCACCTAATCGGCGTCTCTCAGATCCAATCTCCTGATGCACTTCAGACTCTAACTTAGTGTGACTACCTTTTTTACTAGCATGCTTTTTACTTGAATTCTTCCCATACTCCTTGCTTTTCTTTGGGGATTTTTCCACCAAACCTTTAATAGAAAGCTTCAGTGGGCGCCCAGATACGGGTccattttcttcatcatctgaaAATGGAGATATCGAAAATATTTCCTCCTCGGTTGGCAAACCAGCGGCAGCCCTTAAACTAGCAATCAAGTCTTTGTCCATCAcatcttttttcttccaaagttcttGAATTGCATCCTGAGGATCCTTCACCTGAGAAGCCAAAGATAGAAtttgaaaaccaagaaaacttATATGATCAACACACTAGCAAATTGCACTATTAAATCCTCTTCCCATTGCAAAGGAAAGCCCCCAGCTCTACGAGCAATACTTATATGATAACAAGAACCAAGAAGAATAATTGAGAGACTAAGAAGCGAGGGTACTAATAACAAGAACAGACATACCTGATAACACTCCCCACGGCATGTGGCACATTTATACTGCAGCTTTCCATCAACTTGAAACTGCTGATATTTCTCTTCACTGCATGACAGTTTCCAGAGGCAAACAATTCCAGATTTAACATATGACTCAAATACATTTTACGATGCATATctaaaatatgacttaatctAATTGGTAGTATAATCATATCGCAGATGCAACAGAAATAACTATGTTTGCAACAATACAAATTACAATGAGGACGAACCTTATTCCATCGCAATGGCAATGCACCCAGCGTTGACAGATATCACNGCAAAGGAAAGCCCCCAGCTCTACGCGCAATACTTATATGATAACAAGAACCAAGAAGAATGATTGACAGACTAAGAAGCGAGGGTACTAACAACAAGAACAGACATACCTGATAACACTCCCCACGGCATGTGGCACATTTATACTGCAGCTTTCCATCAACTTGAAACTGCTGATATTTCTCTTCACTGCATGACAGTTTCCAGAGGCAAACAATTCCAGATTTAACATATGACTCAAATACATTTTACGATGCATATCTAAAATATGACAATCTAATTGGTAGTATAATCATATGGCAGATGCAACAGAGATAACAATGTTTGCAACAATACAAATTACAATGAGGACGAACCTTATTCCATCGCAATGGCAATGCACCCAGCGTTGACAGATATCACAGCAAACCATTGGAGTTGATTCTGAATCCCTATACACCTATACAAGATAAGCAACTTGGTTAATGCAACACTAAAGAGGCGTCATGTTTTGCTACAGGAATCtcgcattaaaaataaaagccaTGTTAATGCTATTGCTAAGACTTGTTTtgcttaaaataaaaaatacagtaCCTTCAAGCATACAGGACAATAATTTCCCTTCACAAACAATCTGCCACAAGCATCACAGCAAGTATATGATAAAAACCACCTNAATCTAATTGGTAGTATAATCATATGGCAGATGCAACAGAGATAACAATGTTTGCAACAATACAAATTACAATGAGGACGAACCTTATTCCATCGCAATGGCAATGCACCCAGCGTTGACAGATATCACAGCAAACCATTGGAGTTGATTCTGAATCCCTATACACCTATACAAGATAAGCAACTTGGTTAATGCAACACCAAAGAGGCGTCATGTTTTGCTACAGGAATCTCGCATTAAAAATAAAGGCCATGTTAATGCTATTGCTAAGACTTGTTTTGcttaataaaaaatacagtaCCTTCAAGCATACAGGACAATAATTTCCCTTCACAAACAATCTGCCACAAGCATCACAGCAAGTATATGATAAAAACCACCTGTTACATTAGAAAACACATGTGAACAAAACTGATCAACAGAATTTTTAATAGGGAAATCCATCTGCAAATCCTAAACTGGCCAAACAAAGTAAATTGTTCTGCTCACTTGTAAGACTAACCTACCCCGCAAAAGACAAAGGATGTATACCTGACACTTAGGCCATTTCCAGGGACGGTAGAATCACAGCTGTGGCATCTTGTATGCTTTGGGCAGAGATATGGCCCAGAACTTACATTCTGTGCGTTCATGTTGAATAAATAAGCCAAACTACTTAAGTTAAAAAAGATAATCACATGAAGGTAGCTATCTGTCAGGTACCTTGTGTGGAGGATGTTGGCAATAACAATGGTAAGCAGCATCACACCTTTTGCAGAACATGAACTTGTTAGGATCTCCTGTTCTACGGCAGACCTAAGGAGGGTAACGACTCAGTGAGGCAGGTTTAAAGATCTAAAGACAGTCTATATAGCAGTTAGGCTAACACTTTTATATCCGTTCGTTACTTAAGACAACTGATTtcgttaaacaaaaaaagaaacatatgttTTATCAATCACTTTGCGAGCAATAGGTAGTGCTCAGATGCAACAAATGTCACGAACAAGAAAACTGAAAAACCAGAAACAAACTACCTCACAAACCCGGCAAGAGGAACAACTCCATGAACTCCAATGAAATAAATCTGCAACTTACAGCAattagacccaaaaaaaaaaagacttagcAAGCCAGGAAAATGACAGCAACATTGAATGTAAGTAAATACCTCTATGTTGGGCCCAAGACTTTAAACAGTTCTTGTGGTACTTCTTTCCACAGTGTTTACAGGAAAGCATCCTCTTTGCTTTGTCACTTCCCTCACCTTCTCCGAGGAAGCACATTCTGCACATTATATTCATGCCGGAGTGAGCTACTTCTTCACCAGCAAGGTCTTTTGATGAAAGCtgtacaacaaacaaacaaaacaaacgaaaAGCTCAATCAATACAGAAAAAAATGGCTTCGGAAATGAAAGATGACATTTTTAAGGCAACAAATGCCaacaaagaagaatcaaacaattCTCCCAATTTTGTATACACACAAACTGAATATCAAAGcaaattaagaacaaaaaaaataaaaaaggcaCTCACCTCATTGACACCAGATTCAAACCTGCGAGCATAATCCTCAGCAGCTTCAACCGTAACAGCAGCTTGTCTCTGAAGAGCAACACGTTTCTTCTGAGCGGAAGCTTCCTCCGCCAATTCATCAACAACTCCAACACCAACACCATCCCCAACCCCCAAAACCGAAACAGAAGAAACCGTCTGAGGAGCAGGAACAACCTTAGGAACCCTAACCTGAACCGTGCCTCCATGAACAACATTAGAAGAAACACGAGGATCCTTGCGAAACTCCTCCACTTGATTAACCTTTTTCAAAAACTCGTCTTCGCCATTAGGTCTACGGAGATCCCGAGAAAACCCTAAGGAGCAACCGCAGATCCGACGACTGCGAGCAAAAGGATGTTAAGGAGAGATAGTGAAGCAAaataaggaagagaagagagatagatagattaCCATGTAATTGGGCAAGCTACGTGAAAGGCCATTATAATCCCAATCCCACCGCAACCAAAATTATTCCTCTCGcctccaaaataaaaaaaaaataaaaaagaaaaaaaaaatcgagattttgattttagagatcgcttctctctttttttttttttatatatatattatttatttaatttatttattatcatataaaaagaaaatttaaggATTGCTAatgtaataaattaattagttgtattaatgatttaatcagTAGTAGTAGATAGATACTAGAAAGAGTTAAGAGAAAGGGGGTCGTCTCTTTTGTGCGCTCTGTGAGAGTTTTTGGAGTTTTGGACGCAGAGATAAgaagatgcttttttttttctcatctcaACCTTAATCAACGGTTGGTTTATTATAAGATGCTGCCAAAGAAACTGAAAGAGTGCTCTTGTTGACTCCTCCAATTAAATGCTTCCACGTCGTCACTATCCCAACTCTCTTCTTTCAACTAACTGTACTATACAATTTTGGAGTTTCTCAATTACAGTATAGATGAGACATATTTAGAGcaataaaaaaactttgacttggtaaattttattatattgacaACATACGCGGATGGTGGTGATTGGTGACATTTTAACAACATTAACCACAAATGACACATAAAATATTTCTCGTGTAGACTCATCAAttcaatcaacaacaaaataagatGAGAGACCAAATGCTTAAACGGTAAGCTTTGTTCCAAACATGTTAATGTCATTAAACCAAATACTTCTCCACTAATCACTTATAGATAATACTTCATATAACTGACTATTACTATCCATCAAACACTTAGTccctattttaatatatttatcccAAATCAGCTGATCATTGATGATCATCATCTCTCATCCACAGATAGAGTCTTCTCTGGTGCAGATGCTGAAGCTCCAGCACTGTCCCCTGATATTGATTTGtgctgcttctctctctttgtcacCTTGAGCATCGTTGAATTCAAGTTTCTGCAGATCCATGTCAAGAGACTCAAAGTCTGGCTCATCAGCTTCTGCCAAGAACTGCTCAGCTTTCTCTTGAGGCATTGTTTTACTAGCCAATACCAGTAAGTAGCCATACTCAGATTCTTCAGCTGCATCAGATGTTCCAGCAACAGCACCTTCGACAGGCTTCTTCCCCAATGGTGTGAATCCTCTCTGCCTCAACTCCTGAACAAGATGAGCTTTCTTCTTATCAATCACTACGATTTCTCCACTGATTACTCCGCCAATAAACTGGACTTTGTTTTCTAGTATCAGCAACTCATCGTCAAATTCTTCATCTGCATCAAAATGACCAGCAGGCTTGGCCTTGTTCGGAAATGGTGTGAATCCTATTTTCTAGTTTCACCACTGTTAACCTCACTAACAAACCTCAATCTGTTTTCTAGTTTCAGTTTCTCAAGTTCCAACTTCTTTATCTGAATTCTCTGTATACATTTTTTCACAAGACAGCTAATGTTATTAAGAAGACCagaataaaactaaaacctttataaaaaaagactgaaccaaagttttataaaatttctaacCCTTCTCAGCTCACAGTATTCAAGCTTGAGCTCTTCAAGGACTGCAGCAAGGTGGAATCAA comes from Camelina sativa cultivar DH55 chromosome 19, Cs, whole genome shotgun sequence and encodes:
- the LOC104764528 gene encoding serine carboxypeptidase-like 27; the protein is MDHSFLLIILLLTISSSSSCCASSYVEEQLRDRISKLPGQPSNVDFRQYSGYVTVNEERGRALFYWLVESPLTRDPKSRPLVLWLNGGPGCSSVAYGGAEEIGPFRVGSDGKTLHPKLYAWNKLANLLFLESPAGVGFSYSNTSSDLYTTGDQRTAEDSYRFLVSWFERFPQYKHRDFYIIGESYAGHFVPQLSKLVHERNKGFRNPAINLKGFMVGNAVTDDYHDYIGTFEYWWNHGLISDSTYHQLKTACYSVSSQHPSLQCMEALRNAELEQGNIDPYSIFTKPCNNTVQLKRFLKGRYPWMSRAYDPCSERYSNVYFNRVEVQKALHANVTRLPYPWKACSDIVGNYWEDSPLSMLPIYRELITAGLKIWVFSGDTDAVVPITATRYSIDALKLATITNWYPWYDHGKVGGWSQVYKGLTLVTVAGAGHEVPLHRPRQAFILFRSFLENKPMPMT
- the LOC104764526 gene encoding glycine-rich RNA-binding protein 4, mitochondrial-like yields the protein MMMRNGIELLVRRVAAIPQHSVSFSFQVLPQFCTSSESPSSKLFIGGVSWSVDEQSLKDAFSSFGEVAEVRIAYDKGSGRSRGFGFVDFAEKDNALSAKDAMDGKGLLGRPLRISFALERVRGGPVVVPRFGKSKRDR
- the LOC104764530 gene encoding uncharacterized protein LOC104764530; its protein translation is MATLGFNTTRIQTPSLPRIPKSSSFNKPIKTHHHLFSSDTLLKRYRFVSRSLPESSLSITKEQEVSNEVEEEQDDPTSELSYLDPESDAESIKEWELDFCSRPILDSRGKKIWELVVCDASLSLQVTKYFPNNVINSITLKDAIVTITQDLGVPLPERIRFFRSQMQTIITKACKELAIKAVPSKRCLSLFLWLQERYDTVYTRHPGFQKGSLPLLSLDNPFPMNLPENLFGEKWGFVQLPYSAVREEISDFEDKFVFGATLDLDLLGIEVDENTLIPGLSVATSRAKPLAAWMNGLEVCSIEADSSKGCLILAVGISTRYVYATYKKTPVTTDEAEAWESAKKASGGLHFLAIQDDLDSDDCVGFWLLIDLPPPPV
- the LOC104764529 gene encoding uncharacterized protein LOC104764529; translated protein: MAFHVACPITCRRICGCSLGFSRDLRRPNGEDEFLKKVNQVEEFRKDPRVSSNVVHGGTVQVRVPKVVPAPQTVSSVSVLGVGDGVGVGVVDELAEEASAQKKRVALQRQAAVTVEAAEDYARRFESGVNELSSKDLAGEEVAHSGMNIMCRMCFLGEGEGSDKAKRMLSCKHCGKKYHKNCLKSWAQHRDLFHWSSWSCSSCRVCEVCRRTGDPNKFMFCKRCDAAYHCYCQHPPHKNVSSGPYLCPKHTRCHSCDSTVPGNGLSVRWFLSYTCCDACGRLFVKGNYCPVCLKVYRDSESTPMVCCDICQRWVHCHCDGISEEKYQQFQVDGKLQYKCATCRGECYQVKDPQDAIQELWKKKDVMDKDLIASLRAAAGLPTEEEIFSISPFSDDEENGPVSGRPLKLSIKGLVEKSPKKSKEYGKNSSKKHASKKGSHTKLESEVHQEIGSERRRLGGARIDNVGFQINEQSDVNSSVAGICSTHEPKIVKHKRVDDVMVTDEEKPSRIVRIKCSKPLDSDSEDTLRNAREEKSVKTKKLVINLGARKLNVSGSSKSNVVPHLSRDKDQSTLGGDKIDQTGEVRTLKISGRFGKTQSEGSKATFGSITQFPATTSEGNHVDDKTSISPSLQKEARPLLKFKLRKPNTGDQTSLVTTQSEDEKLSPAKGQRSKRKRPSSLVEMASLEEDNEATTPSYQDSSRNDELMDANWILKKLGKDSIGKRVEVHGSQNSWHKGTVTDVSGDTSTLSVSLDDGSIKTFELGKHSVRFIPQKQKRSRS